One region of Micromonospora sediminicola genomic DNA includes:
- a CDS encoding dihydrofolate reductase family protein: MTLDSTQGDPAILSALEHLSYTWSWGRPPRLLTLTHRPPQPAVPTTLSGGVGTQTASDLLDQWIDQCRRHRGLVDVQRDLGVDAVGVAFETGDQHILYSMDRSGVEYLVEGQRYSTTRSAAGANLGGQALDSLAEKVAELTWRLAGWPAPAAGARIRDMWPKPGLVDLDDDELHDRLATDAGHVRLLAVTSIDGLAAVNGTSAALSSPGDQRVYQAVKRDADVLLIGAGTVRAERYGPTPLSALQIARRRSMGLAPHPTVAVVSRSLDLDLTGPLFQQHTGRHVPPRPILIAPAASAASIDPALAEHVDLVVAGETDVDLAVAVQQLRSQGHQRLVCEGGPSLAGAMTRAGLLDEICMTITPQLLAVPGPRITDSSGAGQGADDWQLRRSLIDEQGNLFLRYDRLPR, from the coding sequence ATGACGCTCGACAGCACCCAGGGAGACCCGGCGATCCTGTCGGCCCTTGAGCACCTCAGCTACACGTGGAGCTGGGGCCGGCCGCCGCGCCTCCTGACGCTCACTCATCGACCGCCGCAGCCCGCCGTCCCCACCACGCTGTCCGGTGGCGTCGGCACCCAGACAGCTTCCGACCTGCTCGACCAGTGGATCGATCAGTGCCGCCGCCACCGCGGGCTCGTCGACGTGCAGCGGGACCTGGGGGTCGACGCTGTTGGTGTGGCCTTCGAGACCGGCGACCAGCACATCCTCTACTCGATGGATCGCTCGGGTGTCGAGTACCTGGTGGAGGGCCAGCGGTACTCCACCACACGATCCGCCGCCGGCGCGAACCTCGGCGGTCAGGCTCTCGACTCCCTCGCCGAGAAGGTCGCTGAGCTGACCTGGCGCCTTGCCGGGTGGCCCGCTCCGGCCGCCGGCGCCCGCATCCGCGACATGTGGCCCAAGCCTGGGCTGGTCGACCTCGATGACGACGAGCTGCACGACCGCCTCGCCACCGACGCCGGGCACGTGCGGCTGCTGGCCGTGACCAGCATCGACGGACTGGCGGCGGTGAACGGAACCAGCGCCGCGCTGTCCAGCCCGGGCGACCAGCGCGTCTACCAGGCGGTCAAGCGAGACGCCGACGTGCTGCTCATCGGGGCGGGCACCGTCCGCGCGGAGCGGTACGGACCCACGCCGCTCTCCGCCCTCCAGATCGCCCGCCGCCGCTCGATGGGCCTGGCGCCGCACCCGACCGTTGCTGTGGTCAGCCGATCTCTCGACCTCGACCTCACCGGACCGCTGTTCCAGCAGCACACCGGCCGCCACGTCCCACCCCGCCCGATCCTCATCGCACCCGCGGCATCGGCGGCCAGCATCGATCCCGCCCTCGCCGAGCACGTCGACCTGGTGGTCGCCGGCGAAACCGACGTCGACCTGGCGGTGGCCGTGCAGCAGCTCCGCAGCCAGGGCCACCAACGGCTCGTCTGCGAGGGCGGCCCTTCGCTCGCCGGCGCGATGACACGAGCCGGACTGCTCGACGAGATCTGCATGACGATCACGCCGCAGCTCCTAGCCGTGCCCGGGCCACGGATCACTGACTCGTCAGGCGCTGGGCAAGGCGCCGACGACTGGCAGCTCCGCCGATCCCTGATCGACGAGCAGGGCAACCTGTTCCTGCGGTACGACCGCCTGCCCAGATAG
- a CDS encoding GntR family transcriptional regulator, whose product MSRGAEIAVDLRRQIQSGKYLPGDRLPRLADLMAIYETRSRSALDRALKELVAEGLLTVVHGSGIYVRRRQVVRRDLLAGLRMEYAAARRGADVQAGLFEAMTGADAKVDITYDYVMASEQIARLLDVDAEHRLLVRTFRYVVEGAPHQVARSYLPAETAQRIGLNNPDDERPGVGTIAHLMAGGIAVDRAKLAFESRVPSAAEVAELAIPGGTSVFEHWRTLYRGCEPVEVSTAIVPGDRVAYEIDVSLTEGDR is encoded by the coding sequence GTGAGCAGAGGCGCCGAGATCGCCGTTGATCTGCGCCGACAGATTCAGTCCGGCAAGTACCTGCCCGGCGATCGCCTGCCGCGGCTGGCCGACCTCATGGCCATCTACGAGACGCGATCGCGCTCCGCGCTCGACCGAGCCCTGAAAGAGCTGGTCGCCGAGGGACTGCTGACCGTGGTGCACGGGTCGGGCATCTACGTCCGCCGCCGCCAGGTGGTGCGACGCGACCTGCTCGCGGGCCTGCGCATGGAGTACGCGGCCGCGCGCCGGGGGGCCGACGTTCAGGCGGGCCTGTTCGAGGCGATGACCGGGGCGGACGCCAAGGTCGACATCACCTACGACTACGTGATGGCCTCAGAGCAGATCGCCCGGCTGCTGGACGTCGACGCGGAGCACAGGCTCCTGGTGCGGACGTTCCGGTACGTCGTCGAGGGAGCCCCGCACCAGGTGGCGCGGTCCTACCTGCCGGCGGAGACCGCGCAGCGCATCGGCCTCAACAACCCCGACGACGAACGTCCCGGCGTGGGCACGATTGCTCACCTGATGGCGGGCGGGATCGCTGTCGACCGCGCGAAGCTCGCGTTCGAGTCCCGCGTGCCGTCCGCCGCCGAGGTGGCCGAGCTGGCCATCCCCGGCGGGACGTCGGTGTTCGAGCACTGGCGGACGCTGTACCGGGGGTGCGAGCCGGTCGAGGTGTCCACGGCGATCGTGCCGGGAGACCGCGTCGCGTACGAGATCGACGTCAGCCTCACCGAGGGCGATCGGTGA
- a CDS encoding DUF2637 domain-containing protein produces the protein MTTLQHGTDLTQLAATDAKVARNLAAAERERLAVQTRIASEDAASERQLRAKAEQLRLAAQKDANRDARAERRRKQQENERADRKARRQARRAELAGWYAGRVAYVRDNAAAVYSGLIYGLAVSGAVYGQVDAARANNLPTPIGVIAAVAIEGTGLAMALTAQHQRLNGERAMVARALIWICTAAAVSINAIGHHADPVKAIGLSALSALGIIVYEVRSGAKHRPALRAKGMIPEPPERFGWRRWLTYPRQTREAWKTDVRDRLSPGAAALIARAEARRAEQHRQAAIEAERERQQKVVAEVAAGARKALRKATGKDSGAALAALARLAATGTPAPLLALPSPGRAEAEAARADAAEARRALAEAEARADAADARAEAATVRRAEAEAEARAAIERAEAEATHRARAEAEAATATRRAEAEAHAAALARRAEAEARTALERALAEAEAARAEARAETGRASRTQGQLDAAGAEWQRRLQTAETALGQARRELSEQQHARHRAEALAEAAKQDAADLRAALAQAAADAGRRPRRTPAGSSKPAEPVLFEGKPVPHVDRVSPETVRAVLQARKDHPDATQKDLAPKVGTSERTVRTVLTAVAAAKGSPAS, from the coding sequence GTGACGACGTTGCAGCACGGAACGGACCTGACCCAGCTCGCCGCGACCGACGCCAAGGTGGCCCGCAACCTGGCCGCGGCCGAGCGGGAGCGCCTGGCTGTGCAGACGCGAATCGCATCGGAGGACGCCGCTAGCGAGCGGCAACTGCGGGCGAAGGCGGAGCAGCTTCGACTGGCGGCGCAGAAGGACGCCAACCGCGACGCACGGGCCGAGCGGCGCCGCAAGCAGCAGGAGAACGAGCGGGCCGACCGCAAGGCCCGCCGGCAGGCCCGCCGGGCAGAGCTGGCCGGCTGGTACGCCGGCCGGGTCGCCTACGTGCGCGACAACGCCGCGGCGGTCTACTCCGGGCTGATCTACGGCCTGGCCGTGTCCGGGGCGGTGTACGGGCAGGTCGACGCGGCCCGGGCCAACAACCTGCCCACCCCGATCGGGGTGATCGCCGCGGTGGCCATCGAGGGCACCGGGCTGGCGATGGCGCTGACCGCGCAGCACCAGCGACTCAACGGCGAGCGGGCGATGGTGGCCCGGGCGCTGATCTGGATCTGCACGGCGGCCGCGGTGTCCATCAACGCGATCGGGCACCACGCCGACCCGGTCAAGGCGATCGGCCTGTCCGCGCTGTCCGCGCTGGGGATCATCGTCTACGAGGTCCGCTCCGGAGCGAAGCACCGCCCCGCGCTGCGCGCCAAGGGCATGATCCCGGAGCCGCCGGAGCGGTTCGGGTGGCGGCGCTGGCTGACCTACCCGCGGCAGACCCGCGAGGCGTGGAAGACCGACGTGCGCGACCGGCTCTCCCCCGGCGCGGCCGCGCTGATCGCCCGGGCCGAGGCCCGGCGGGCCGAGCAGCACCGCCAGGCCGCGATCGAGGCGGAGCGTGAGCGGCAGCAGAAGGTGGTGGCCGAGGTCGCCGCCGGTGCCCGGAAGGCGCTGCGCAAGGCCACCGGCAAGGACTCCGGCGCCGCCCTGGCGGCCCTGGCCCGGCTCGCGGCCACGGGCACCCCGGCGCCGCTGCTGGCGCTGCCCTCGCCCGGACGGGCGGAAGCCGAGGCGGCCCGCGCCGACGCCGCCGAGGCCCGACGGGCACTGGCGGAAGCGGAAGCACGCGCCGACGCCGCCGACGCGCGGGCGGAAGCGGCAACGGTGCGTCGGGCGGAAGCGGAAGCGGAAGCACGCGCGGCGATCGAGCGGGCGGAAGCGGAAGCAACTCACCGGGCGCGAGCGGAAGCGGAAGCAGCGACCGCCACGCGCCGGGCGGAAGCGGAAGCACACGCCGCCGCGCTCGCCCGTCGGGCGGAAGCGGAAGCACGCACCGCGCTGGAGCGTGCGCTGGCGGAAGCGGAAGCAGCGCGCGCCGAGGCCCGCGCCGAGACCGGACGCGCCTCGCGCACGCAGGGGCAGCTCGACGCCGCCGGCGCCGAGTGGCAGCGCCGGCTCCAGACCGCTGAGACGGCGCTGGGACAGGCCCGCCGCGAGCTGAGCGAGCAGCAGCACGCCCGCCACCGCGCGGAGGCCCTGGCCGAGGCCGCCAAGCAGGACGCCGCCGACCTGCGCGCCGCGCTGGCCCAGGCCGCCGCCGACGCCGGCCGCCGGCCCCGCCGCACCCCGGCCGGATCGAGCAAGCCGGCCGAGCCGGTGCTGTTCGAGGGCAAGCCGGTCCCGCACGTCGACCGGGTCAGCCCCGAGACCGTCCGCGCGGTGCTGCAGGCCCGCAAGGACCACCCCGACGCCACCCAGAAGGACCTCGCCCCGAAGGTCGGCACCTCCGAGCGGACCGTCCGCACGGTGCTGACCGCCGTCGCCGCCGCCAAGGGCAGCCCCGCCTCATAA